A region from the Triticum aestivum cultivar Chinese Spring chromosome 3D, IWGSC CS RefSeq v2.1, whole genome shotgun sequence genome encodes:
- the LOC123080048 gene encoding uncharacterized protein: MAAISSTSYFSSQPELPASSATATASISKGRQPRRHRTSGCVMLEPASGGGAVGRRTRSLTEEDLEELKGCLDLGFGFSYHEIPGLCGTLPGLELCYSMTRRFLDEQRTLVGQLEPAASAAPPIPDWKISGPGDDPDQVKARLKYWAQTVACTVKLCS, encoded by the exons ATGGCGGCCATCTCCTCCACCTCCTACTTCTCCTCGCAGCCGGAGCTGCCGGCGTCCAGCGCCACCGCTACAGCCAGCATCAGCAAAGGCCGGCAGCCGCGGAGGCATCGGACGAGCGGCTGCGTCATGCTCGAGCCGGCCTCCGGTGGCGGCGCGGTGGGGAGGAGGACCAGGAGCCTCACGGAGGAGGACCTGGAGGAGCTCAAGGGCTGCCTCGACCTCGGCTTCGGCTTCTCCTACCATGAGATCCCGGGCCTCTGCGGGACGCTCCCTGGGCTGGAGCTCTGCTACTCCATGACGCGGAGGTTCCTCGACGAGCAGAGGACTCTGGTCGGGCAGCTGGAGCCCGCCGCGTCGGCGGCGCCGCCCATCCCGGACTGGAAGATCTCCGGCCCTG GTGATGATCCAGACCAAGTGAAAGCTCGGCTCAAGTATTGGGCACAGACAGTGGCATGCACAGTCAAACTCTGCAGCTAG